TTCTCCACTCGGCTGACGCGCTTATTTGCCCAGTGGTCCTGACCAACTGCGTTGGTGCTGAGCAGCGCCCTTGGGAACGAATGATTGTGAACGGGGCCGAACTTGACAGTGACTATGACTGGGTGACAACACCCCATTTCAATATGTTAGGGCAACTACCTGCTCTGGCGGTTCCAATCGGCTGCGATGGGGGCGGGCTTCCGGTCGGTATTCAGATTGTCACCCGGCCGTATGATGATCAGCGCGCTTTCCGTGTTGCGGCGGCAGTGGAGCGAATAGTCCGGACGGCAACTAGAGGCTTCTAACATCTTCAAATCGAAATCGCCCACTGGGACTCTGATTAGAGCAAACACTCCAGCCACGCGGCTTTTCTTTCTCATCTCCTGCAAACAGTATGAATGCGTTGCACGATCACCCTCGAGTTAAGGCAAGGTATTGAGCTCATTGGCACCAGCCAAACTAATGACCAGTGACCTCAACGGTACTGCTCCAAATGTTTGCCGAACCTTTACGCCCGTATTCTCATTGAAGGTATACTCAAATCAAGCCCTCGATGATAGCAATGTCTGCAACGCAAGCACCTGCGCGTTCGGCTCTTGCCGTGCGGTAAGCCGGGGAGTTGTAGCAGGCGCGGGCTTGCTCCAGACTATCGAATTCGATGATCACTCTTCGCTGCCAGTCGCGGCCTTCAAGAGTTTCCGCTTCACCCCTTGCTAGAAATCGTGCCCCAAAATCCGCGAATGCCGCCGGGGCAGCGGCTTGGTATCCGCTGTAACGGTCGGGGTCCGTGATTGTTACGTTGGCGATCCAATAGGCTTTAGGCATTGCGAGTTTTGGCCTCTTCCTGGTTGAGCGTCCGCTTGGCAACAGCGGCCGCTTCCGTCAGGTGGCTCTGGACTGCGGCTCTGGCGGCCTCGGCGTTGCCTGACGTGATAGCCTTGCAGATATCCTGCATATGGGCGGGGCCGGGTTTTCGCCGCTCTGCGGTCGAGAGCGTCACCGCCCGCAGCCGGCTGATGCGGCCGTTCAGACGCTGGACGATTTCCCAGGCTACGTTGTGGCCGGCGCCTTCGAAGATGATCCGGTAGAACTCGGTCGTGGCGTTCAGCATCGGACCGGGAACACCTGCCGCAACGGCCTCTTGCAGCCTGCGCAGCGCGGAGTTCAGCATTTCCGCCAGCTGCGGCGTGATGTTGCGGGCGCATTCGGTGGCGGCGGCGGTCTCCAGCATCTGGCGGATGTCGTAGATCTGCCGTGCGTCTTCCCACCCCAGTTGCGCCACGATCGGCCCTTTGCCGGGCAGGATTTCCACCAACCCCTCCGCCTCCAGGTAGCGGATGGTTTCGCGCACGACGGTGCGGCTGACGCCGAGCTGCTCGCACAGAGGGCGCTCCACCAGCCGTTCACCTGGGGCAAACTTTCCGGAGACAATAGCCTCGCGCATCCGTTCCTGCACGATATCGCGCAGGGTCTGCGGGTGGTGGTCTATTTTGCTCATGATGGGGTTGGTCATATTGCATCCAATAGCAACAGGGACAGGGTGGAACAAGTGTGCATTGACATACTGTATGATGGTATACCATATTACGCAGAATGGAATCAAACAGGAAAGATCTGCCCATGCCCGCCGAAATCCGAAAGACGCTACTGCATGTCGAAGAGACCCTGATTGAGGGCGGCAAGGCAGCGGAAACCCCGTTCAAGATGATTGCTGCGGTGGCGGTGATCAAAAATCCCTGGGCAGGGCAGGGCTTTGTCGAGGATCTGCGTCCGGCAATCCATGACTGCGCGCCGGGGCTGGGCGAGAAGTTGACCGCGATGATCCTGGAGGCTGCAGGCGGCGGCGACAAGGTCGAGGGCTACGGGAAATCCGCCATCGTCGGGGTCAGTGGCGAGGTAGAGCATGCCTCTGCTCTCATCCACACCCTGCGGTTTGGCAACCACTTCCGCGAGGCGGTGGGGGCGAAGTCTTATCTGGCATTCACCAACACCCGCGGGCCGGCCAATGCGCCCCTGCAAATTCCGCTGATGGACAAGAACGACGGCGGGCGGCGCAGCCATTACCTGACCATCCAGTTGTCCGTCGCGGACGCGCCGGCGCCGGACGAGATTGTGATCGCGTTGGGAGCCTCCATCGGCGGTCGGCCGCATCACCGCATCGGGGACCGCTACCAGGATTTGAAGGAGCTGGGCCATGACGCTGACAACCCTGCAGCTGTCTAAGCCTTTCGGGGCTGTCACCTGCCAGCGGTCAGGGCAGGGTGCGCCTGTTGTGCTGCTCCATGGAGTGGGGATGCAATCGGCGGCCTGGGCGCCGCAGATCACTGCGCTTTCTGGAACCCATGAGGTGATCGCACTGGATTTGCCCGGTCATGGTGGCAGTGACCTGTTGCCCGAAGCGGCAGAACTGCCGGATTACGTGGCCTGGTTGCACGCGGTGATCCAAGCGCTGGACCTTGGCCCAGTGTATCTCGCGGGTCACTCCATGGGGGCGCTGATTGCCGGTGGTTATGCCGCCAGCCATCCTGAGAACGTGGCCCGGGTGGCGTTGTTGAATGGGGTGTTCCGGCGATCGGCGGAGGCCAGGGCCGCGGTTGAAGCGCGCGCTGCCGAAATCCGCGCTGGCAGCTTTGATCTGGAAACACCGCTGGCGCGATGGTTCGGGGAGAGTGAGGCTGACCAGGCGGCACGGGCGCAGGTGGCCGAATGGCTGTCGGGCGTGGACCTGGCGGGTTACGCCGCCGCCTATACCGCCTTTGCCCGCGGCGACAGCACCTATGCCGATGGGTTCGGCGGTATCCGTTGCCCGCTGCTGGCGCTGACCGGCGATGGCGATCCGAACTCGACACCCGCGATGGCGCAAGCCATGGCGGATGCCGCGCCGCAGGGCAGGGCGGTTGTCATCGAAGGCCACCGGCATATGGTCAACCTGACTGCCCCCGCAGAGGTCAACGCGGCCCTGCACGACTGGCTGAACACCGAAGGAGCAACGACATGAGCGAGATCGACCCGCGCGCCCTGCGAAACGCCTTCGGCACCTTCATGACCGGCGTCACCGTGGTGACAACGCACGATCCGGACGGAAACCCGATCGGCTTTACTGCCAACTCCTTCACCTCAGTGTCGCTGGACCCGCCTCTGGTACTGGTGTGCATCGCCAACTCCTCCAGCAACTACGCCGCGTTCGAGCAGGCCGAGGGCTTTGCCGTCAATGTGCTGGCGGAGGACCAGAAGGGCGTCTCCAACACTTTCGCCCGCCCGGTCGAGGACCGTTTTGCCGCCGTCAGCTGGCAGCAGGGGCCGCAGGGCAGCCCGGTGTTCGAGGGTGTCTCCGCCTGGTTCGACTGTTCCATGCACAACCGGGTGGAGGCGGGCGACCACCTGATCCTGATCGGCCGGGTGGAGGCGTTTGAAACCTCGCCTGCGCCGGGTCTCGGCTATGCCCGCGGCGCCTATGTGACAGCAGCGGCGGAGGCCGAGGCCCTGACCCAGGGCGCCAAGCTGATCGTCTCGGCATTGATCGAGCATGAGGGCAAGGTGCTGCTCCTGGGCAACGACCAGGGCAAGCTGACGCTGCCTGAAATCCGTGTCGGCAAGGAGGGCGCCTCTGCCGCCCTGGCCAAGCTGATTGCGGACACCGGCGTCGAGGCGGAGCCGGGGTTCATTTATTCCGTCTACGAAGACAAAGCGCGCGAACATCAGCACATCTCGTTTCTGTGCCAATCGGCCGGCGGCACACCGGCCAAGGGTGTTTTCACGGCACTGACCCAATCCACGCTGATGGACATTGCCGATGCGGCGATGTGCACCATGCTGGAGCGGTTCGCCAGTGAGGCCCGGATGGGCAATTTCGGGGTGTATTATGGCAATCAGACCACCGGGCAGGTCCGCCCCGTGGCGACAGGGAGCAAGGGCGCATGAAATTTTCCCTCTTTGCGCATATGGAGCGGATTTCCGCGGCAGACGATCAGAAGCGGCTGTATGACGAGTTCATCCAGCTGTGCAAAATTGCCGACGACGGCGGCATGCATGCGGTTTGGACCGGCGAACACCACGGGATGAACTTCACCATCTCGCCGAACCCGTTTCTGAACCTGATTGATGTGGCGCGGCACACCAAGCACGTGCGGCTGGGCACTGGCACGGTAATTGCGCCGTTCTGGCATCCGATCCGGCTGGCGGGCGAGGCGGCGATGACCGATATTATCACCGAAGGCCGCCTGGACCTGGGCATCGCCCGGGGCGCCTATTCGTTTGAATACGAGCGCATGATGCCCGGCATGGACGCCTGGGAGGCGGGCCAGCGGATGCGGGAGCTGATCCCGGCGGTGCAGGGCCTGTGGCAGGGCGACTATGCGCAGGAGGGGGAGTTTCATTCCTTCCCGAAAACCACGTCTTCCCCGAAACCGGTGCAAGAGAACGGTCCGCCGATCTGGATCGCGGCGCGCGATCCCAACAGCCACGAGTTCGCCGTGGCCAATGGCTGCAACGTGCAGGTGACGCCGCTGTGGAAGGGTGATGAGGAAATCACTGACCTGATGGGCAAGTTCAACGATGCCTGTGCCAAGCACGCCGATGTGCCGCGGCCCAAGATCATGCTGCTGCAGCACACCTATGTCGCGGACAGCGCCGAGGATGTGAAACGCGGGGCGGAGGAGCTCAACCGCTTCTTCTGCTACTTCGGGGCCTGGTTCATGAACAAGCGCGAGATCCGCCAGGGCCTGATCGACCCGCTGAGTGACGAGGAAATTGCAGCGCATCCGTTCTACTCGCCTGAGGCAATGGAGCGCGACCTGGTGATCGGGGAACCGGCGGCGGTGATTGAACGGCTGAAGAAATACGAGGCCCTGGGCTATGATGAATACTCGTTCTGGATCGACTCCAGCATGAGCTTCGAGCGCAAGAAGGCCTCGCTTGAGCGGTTCATCACCGACGTCATGCCAGCGTTTCAGTGAGGAAACCGAAAATGCAGACTTTCCAGCACTATATCGGGGGCGCCTTCGAGGAAGCGGGCGCCACCTTCGCAAGCCTTGACCCTGCCACCGGCAAACCCTGGGCGCAGATGCCTGCCGCTTCGGCGGCGGATGTAGACCGGGCGGTAAGGGCAGCAGAAGCTGCGTTTTTCTCTAGCGAATGGGCGGGTATGACCGCCACTCAGCGCGGCAAGCTGCTGATGCGGCTAGCCGATCTGGTGGCGGAAAACGCCCCGCGGCTGGCGGAGCTGGAAACCCGCGACACCGGCAAGATCATCCGCGAGACCTCGGCCCAGATCGCCTATGTGGCGGAATACTACCGCTACTATGCCGGCCTTGCCGACAAGATCGAAGGCGCGCATTTGCCGATCGACAAGCCGGACATGGAGGTCTGGCTGCGGCGCGAACCGGTGGGGGTGGTGGCCGCCATCGTGCCGTGGAATTCGCAGCTGTTCCTGTCGGCGGTGAAAATCGGCCCGGCGCTGGCGGCGGGCTGCACGGTGGTGCTGAAAGCCTCGGAGGAAGGCCCGGCACCTATGCTCGAATTCGCCCGGATCTTTGACCAGGCCGGCTTTCCACCCGGCGCTTTGAACGTGATCACCGGCGGGCCGGAGGCGGGTGCTGCGCTGACCAGCCACGCTTCGGTCGCTCATGTCGCCTTCACCGGCGGGCCGGAGACCGCCCGCCATATCGTGCGCAATTCCGCGGAAAACCTCGCCTCCACCTCGCTGGAGCTGGGCGGTAAGTCGCCCTTCATTGTGTTTGACGACGCCGATCTGGAAAGCGCGGTGAATGCGCAGGTGTCGGGCATTTTTGCTGCGACCGGGCAAAGCTGTGTCGCAGGATCGCGGCTGGTGATCCAGAAGGGCATCAAGGACGCCTTCCTTGCGCGGCTGAAAGAGAAAGCCGAAGCGGTGGTCATTGGCGCGCCGGATGACATGGCGACCGAAGTCGGGCCGCTCTGCACTCTGAAACAGCGCGACCATGCGGTGCACCTGATCGAGGCGTCGGTGAAGGCGGGGGCCAAGCTGGTCACCGGCGGCACCGTGCCGGAAGGGGAGGGCTTCTTTTTCCCGCCGACGGTTCTGGACTGCTCGGACGCGCCGGACGCCCCCTGCCTGTCGAACGAATTCTTCGGCCCTGTTTTGTCAGTGGTAGAGTTTGAGACCGAGGCCGAGGCCCTGGAGATTGCCAACACGACCGCTTTTGGCTTGGCCTCCGGCGTCTTCACCCGCGATCTCACCCGCGCGCACCGGATGATCCGCGGCATCCGCGCGGGCATCGTTTGGGTCAATACCTACCGCGCCGTGAGCCCGATTGCGCCCTTTGGCGGCCACGGCCTGTCTGGCCACGGCCGCGAGGGCGGCCTGCAGGCGGCTCTGGATTATACCAAGGTCAAGGCGGTCTGGCTGCGCACATCGGACGATCCGATCCCGGATCCCTTCGTCATGCGGTAGGGCCGGACTAACCCCATCGGAGGACATTTACACCACCGGCTGCGCTTGCGCGCGGCCGGACACACGCGGTCGTTGCCTAAGGGAGGAAACCATGGCGAGAAACGACAAACCCGGTCCCGGGGGCCTGCTGGTCGCCGGACAAGGGCCATTCAAAGGACTGCACAACGGCATGAGCATCGCCTCTAAGGCAATGATTGCTGCCTTTGTGGTGTTCACCATCCTGAACGTGGACTACGCGGGCAAGATCTTTGGCGGCATCCGCTCCTGGGTCGAAGGCGCGCTCAGCTGGTACTACATCAGCTCGGTCATCATTATTCTGTTTGCCTGCCTGTTCCTGATGTTCAGCCGCTTCGGCTCGATCCGCCTCGGGGATGATGATTCCAGGCCGGAATTTAGCCGCTTCTCCTGGTTTGCCATGCTGTTTTCGGCGTCGGTGTCGATCGGCATTATGTTCTTCGGCGTCGCGGAGCCGCTGTTCTATTTCGACACGTCAGCGGGCTGGGGCTATCCCAACAACCCGTTTGCCGATGCCTCGGGACATACCGGCATGAGCCTTGAGCGGGCCGTGGATGCGGTGCGCGTGACCAACTTCCACTGGGGGCTGCACGGTTGGGCGATCTACACGCTGACCGGTCTGGCGCTTGGCTATTTTGCCTTCCGCAAGAAGCTGCCGCTGACCTTCCGGTCGGCGCTGTACCCGGTGCTGGGCGAGCGGATTTATGGCCCGGCGGGCCATGCGGCCGATCTGCTGGCCGTGTTCGGGACCGTCTTCGGCATCGCCACCTCGATGGGGCTGGGGGTGAACCAGATGGCCCATGGCCTGAACGTTCTGTTCGGTGTCGATCCGGGCGTGGGCACCCAGGTCGTGTTGGTCATTATCATTTCTGTCGTGGCGACCTTGTCGGCGGTTTCCGGCATCGGCCGAGGCATCAAGATCTTGTCGGAGTGGAACGTCGTGCTGACCATCGCTCTGATCCTGTTCTTTGTGATCGCCGGGCCGACCCAGTGGCTGGCCGGCTTCTTTCTGAACGCGACAGGCGATTACGTGACGCAGTTCCTGTCGATGGGCTTCTGGACCGCGTCGGCACCGGGAGATGTCGCCTGGCAGGGGGGCTGGACCATTTTCTACTGGGGCTGGTGGCTGAGCTGGGCCCCCTTTGTGGGCATGTTCATTGCCCGCATTTCCAAGGGTCGCACCATCCGGGAGTTCATGTTCGGTGCCATGCTGGTGCCAACCACGATGGCATTCATCTGGATCTCGGTGTTCGGCGGCAACGCATTGTTCCTGGAGCTGAACGCCGAGGGCGGCGCGGGCACCGCGGGACTGATCGCCATGGTCAACAGCTGGAATCTAGGAGGCACCCTGTTCGGCACTATAGATCTGCTGGCAGACGGCGGCACGCTTGCCTGGGCGATCTCGGCGCTGACCACCTTTCTGCTGGCCACCTGGTTCATTACCAGCTCGGACTCCGGCACGCTGGTGGTCACGACGATCCTGTCGATGGGCAACGCGCATCCGCCGAAGATCCACCGGATCATCTGGGGCGCGGCACAGGGGCTGGTGGCGGCGGTGCTGCTGATGGCAGGTGGGCTGTCGGCGCTGCAGACCGCGGCAATTGCCGCTGCGCTGCCGATCTCGGTCCTGGTGGTGATGATGGCCTGGGGGGTGATCAAATCGCTCCTGGAAGATCCGGCTGCGGTCTCTGGTGCGGCCGAGAGCGCACCGGACGGCACCGCCATGGATGGCGACCTGCACGCCTGATCCGGCTGACGGCCAATACGATACCGGGCCGGGGGAATCCCGCACCTTTCTCAACTGAACTGGAGTACTCAGAAATGTTCTCACTCTCCCGTCCCGATCTGTTGCTGCAGGACGCCTATCTGAATGGCGAATGGCAGGGACGCAGCACCCGTTTCCCGGTGCACAATCCGTCCACCGGCGAAGTGCTGGCCGAGGTGGCCGATTGCACGGTCGAAGACGCCAGGGCGGCCATTGACGCGGCAAAGGCCGCGCAAAAGAACTGGGCGCAGTATACCGGCAAAGAACGCGCAACAGTTCTGCGCAAGTGGTTCGACTTGATGGTTGCTCATGCTGACGACCTCGCCGCGATCCTGACCGCCGAGATGGGCAAACCGCTCAACGAAGCAAAGGGCGAGATCATGTATGGCGCCAGCTTCATCGAATGGTTCGCGGAAGAGGCCAAGCGGGTTTATGGCGACACTATCCCCGGCCATCAGCGCGACAAGCGTATTATGGTGTTAAAACAGCCGGTGGGCGTGGTCGGCGCGATAACGCCCTGGAATTTTCCCAACGCCATGATCACCCGCAAGGCTGGTCCGGCGCTGGCGGCGGGTTGCGCCATGGTTGTCCGGCCTGCCAGCGAGACCCCATTGTCAGCTCTGGCAATCGCCAAGCTGGCTGAGGAAGCAGGCATTCCTGCGGGTATTTTCTCGGTGCTGCCATCGACCGACAGTAAGGGTATCGGGCTGGAATTCTGCGAAAACCCGGCGATGCGGAAAATCAGTTTTACTGGATCCACCAATGTTGGCAGCATCCTGATGCGCCAGGGCGCGGGACAGATCAAGAAGCTGTCGCTGGAACTGGGCGGAAACGCGCCTTTCATCGTGTTCGATGACGCCGATCTGGATGCTGCAGTCGAAGGCGCGCTGATCTCGAAATTCCGCAACGCCGGCCAGACATGTGTCTGCACCAACCGGATATATGTGCAGGATGCCGTCCATGATGCCTTTGTGGAGAAGCTCTCAGCGGCCGTAGCGGCTCTTCCGGTTGGCGACGGTTTTGCTGAAGGCACTGCCATTGGGCCGCTGATCAGCGAGGCTGCGGTGGAAAAAGTGGGTGAACACATCAGCGATGCCGTTTCCAAGGGTGGGCAGGTGACCGTCGGCGGCAAGCGGCATGATCTTGGGGGCACCTTTTTCCAGCCGACGGTGATTGCCGGGGTAACCCAAGAGATGGCGGTGGCACGAGAAGAGACCTTTGGCCCGTTGGCGCCTGTTTTCCGGTTTTCGGAAGTGGAGGAAGTACTGAATGCAGCCAATGACACCGAGTTTGGCCTGGCGT
This is a stretch of genomic DNA from Leisingera caerulea DSM 24564. It encodes these proteins:
- a CDS encoding DUF1330 domain-containing protein — its product is MPKAYWIANVTITDPDRYSGYQAAAPAAFADFGARFLARGEAETLEGRDWQRRVIIEFDSLEQARACYNSPAYRTARAERAGACVADIAIIEGLI
- a CDS encoding LLM class flavin-dependent oxidoreductase, with product MKFSLFAHMERISAADDQKRLYDEFIQLCKIADDGGMHAVWTGEHHGMNFTISPNPFLNLIDVARHTKHVRLGTGTVIAPFWHPIRLAGEAAMTDIITEGRLDLGIARGAYSFEYERMMPGMDAWEAGQRMRELIPAVQGLWQGDYAQEGEFHSFPKTTSSPKPVQENGPPIWIAARDPNSHEFAVANGCNVQVTPLWKGDEEITDLMGKFNDACAKHADVPRPKIMLLQHTYVADSAEDVKRGAEELNRFFCYFGAWFMNKREIRQGLIDPLSDEEIAAHPFYSPEAMERDLVIGEPAAVIERLKKYEALGYDEYSFWIDSSMSFERKKASLERFITDVMPAFQ
- a CDS encoding BCCT family transporter; protein product: MARNDKPGPGGLLVAGQGPFKGLHNGMSIASKAMIAAFVVFTILNVDYAGKIFGGIRSWVEGALSWYYISSVIIILFACLFLMFSRFGSIRLGDDDSRPEFSRFSWFAMLFSASVSIGIMFFGVAEPLFYFDTSAGWGYPNNPFADASGHTGMSLERAVDAVRVTNFHWGLHGWAIYTLTGLALGYFAFRKKLPLTFRSALYPVLGERIYGPAGHAADLLAVFGTVFGIATSMGLGVNQMAHGLNVLFGVDPGVGTQVVLVIIISVVATLSAVSGIGRGIKILSEWNVVLTIALILFFVIAGPTQWLAGFFLNATGDYVTQFLSMGFWTASAPGDVAWQGGWTIFYWGWWLSWAPFVGMFIARISKGRTIREFMFGAMLVPTTMAFIWISVFGGNALFLELNAEGGAGTAGLIAMVNSWNLGGTLFGTIDLLADGGTLAWAISALTTFLLATWFITSSDSGTLVVTTILSMGNAHPPKIHRIIWGAAQGLVAAVLLMAGGLSALQTAAIAAALPISVLVVMMAWGVIKSLLEDPAAVSGAAESAPDGTAMDGDLHA
- a CDS encoding alpha/beta fold hydrolase, with the protein product MTLTTLQLSKPFGAVTCQRSGQGAPVVLLHGVGMQSAAWAPQITALSGTHEVIALDLPGHGGSDLLPEAAELPDYVAWLHAVIQALDLGPVYLAGHSMGALIAGGYAASHPENVARVALLNGVFRRSAEARAAVEARAAEIRAGSFDLETPLARWFGESEADQAARAQVAEWLSGVDLAGYAAAYTAFARGDSTYADGFGGIRCPLLALTGDGDPNSTPAMAQAMADAAPQGRAVVIEGHRHMVNLTAPAEVNAALHDWLNTEGATT
- a CDS encoding GntR family transcriptional regulator codes for the protein MTNPIMSKIDHHPQTLRDIVQERMREAIVSGKFAPGERLVERPLCEQLGVSRTVVRETIRYLEAEGLVEILPGKGPIVAQLGWEDARQIYDIRQMLETAAATECARNITPQLAEMLNSALRRLQEAVAAGVPGPMLNATTEFYRIIFEGAGHNVAWEIVQRLNGRISRLRAVTLSTAERRKPGPAHMQDICKAITSGNAEAARAAVQSHLTEAAAVAKRTLNQEEAKTRNA
- a CDS encoding NAD-dependent succinate-semialdehyde dehydrogenase, coding for MFSLSRPDLLLQDAYLNGEWQGRSTRFPVHNPSTGEVLAEVADCTVEDARAAIDAAKAAQKNWAQYTGKERATVLRKWFDLMVAHADDLAAILTAEMGKPLNEAKGEIMYGASFIEWFAEEAKRVYGDTIPGHQRDKRIMVLKQPVGVVGAITPWNFPNAMITRKAGPALAAGCAMVVRPASETPLSALAIAKLAEEAGIPAGIFSVLPSTDSKGIGLEFCENPAMRKISFTGSTNVGSILMRQGAGQIKKLSLELGGNAPFIVFDDADLDAAVEGALISKFRNAGQTCVCTNRIYVQDAVHDAFVEKLSAAVAALPVGDGFAEGTAIGPLISEAAVEKVGEHISDAVSKGGQVTVGGKRHDLGGTFFQPTVIAGVTQEMAVAREETFGPLAPVFRFSEVEEVLNAANDTEFGLASYFYSRDLTRIYRVMEELEYGMVGVNTGLISTEVAPFGGVKQSGLGREGSKYGIEDYMELKYCCLSV
- a CDS encoding aldehyde dehydrogenase, whose product is MQTFQHYIGGAFEEAGATFASLDPATGKPWAQMPAASAADVDRAVRAAEAAFFSSEWAGMTATQRGKLLMRLADLVAENAPRLAELETRDTGKIIRETSAQIAYVAEYYRYYAGLADKIEGAHLPIDKPDMEVWLRREPVGVVAAIVPWNSQLFLSAVKIGPALAAGCTVVLKASEEGPAPMLEFARIFDQAGFPPGALNVITGGPEAGAALTSHASVAHVAFTGGPETARHIVRNSAENLASTSLELGGKSPFIVFDDADLESAVNAQVSGIFAATGQSCVAGSRLVIQKGIKDAFLARLKEKAEAVVIGAPDDMATEVGPLCTLKQRDHAVHLIEASVKAGAKLVTGGTVPEGEGFFFPPTVLDCSDAPDAPCLSNEFFGPVLSVVEFETEAEALEIANTTAFGLASGVFTRDLTRAHRMIRGIRAGIVWVNTYRAVSPIAPFGGHGLSGHGREGGLQAALDYTKVKAVWLRTSDDPIPDPFVMR
- a CDS encoding flavin reductase, translating into MSEIDPRALRNAFGTFMTGVTVVTTHDPDGNPIGFTANSFTSVSLDPPLVLVCIANSSSNYAAFEQAEGFAVNVLAEDQKGVSNTFARPVEDRFAAVSWQQGPQGSPVFEGVSAWFDCSMHNRVEAGDHLILIGRVEAFETSPAPGLGYARGAYVTAAAEAEALTQGAKLIVSALIEHEGKVLLLGNDQGKLTLPEIRVGKEGASAALAKLIADTGVEAEPGFIYSVYEDKAREHQHISFLCQSAGGTPAKGVFTALTQSTLMDIADAAMCTMLERFASEARMGNFGVYYGNQTTGQVRPVATGSKGA
- a CDS encoding amino acid synthesis family protein; this translates as MPAEIRKTLLHVEETLIEGGKAAETPFKMIAAVAVIKNPWAGQGFVEDLRPAIHDCAPGLGEKLTAMILEAAGGGDKVEGYGKSAIVGVSGEVEHASALIHTLRFGNHFREAVGAKSYLAFTNTRGPANAPLQIPLMDKNDGGRRSHYLTIQLSVADAPAPDEIVIALGASIGGRPHHRIGDRYQDLKELGHDADNPAAV